One window of the Camarhynchus parvulus chromosome 2, STF_HiC, whole genome shotgun sequence genome contains the following:
- the EOMES gene encoding eomesodermin homolog — translation MQLGEPLLTAAGALPGAPFYPLEGGGRAGAAGAGAGTGAAGGSRGPSGSGSPPRLDLDKMPKKFGAAPAILGETEAVEPPFAAPKPDGRKATPCGDEELPPAAAARYSMDSLSPERYYLQSPGPPAADLGGPCSLFPYPPAAQHGTVYQPPGGPRYPYGSVLSPGGFAGAVCPPGGRTQFGGGGGYQYGQATSGGPLYGPYPPASGSCGGLGALGVPAAGPGMRAQVFLCNRPLWLKFHRHQTEMIITKQGRRMFPFLSFNITGLNPTAHYNVFVEVVLADPNHWRFQGGKWVTCGKADNNMQGNKVYVHPESPNTGAHWMRQEISFGKLKLTNNKGANNNNAQMIVLQSLHKYQPRLHIVEVTEDGVEDLNDSSKTQTFIFPETQFIAVTAYQNTDITQLKIDHNPFAKGFRDNYDSMYTASENDRLTPSPTDSPRSHQIVPGARYSMQPFFQEQFVNNLPPARFYNGERTVPQSNGLLSPQQNEEVASSPQRWFVTPVQQPSANKLDVNSYETEYSHSTLLPYGIKSLPLQTSHALGYYPDPAFPSMAGWGSRGSYQRKMTTGLTWPSRTSPPGFTEDQLSKDKVKEEIGSSWIETPPSIKSLDSNDSGVYTGACKRRRLSPSTSSNENSPTMKCEDINAEDYSKDTSKGMGYYAFYASS, via the exons ATGCAGCTGGGTGAGCCGCTGCTGACGGCGGCGGGGGCACTGCCGGGCGCCCCCTTCTACCCGCTGGAGGGCGGAGGACGCGccggagctgctggagctggagctgggacaggcgCTGCTGGAGGCTCCCGCGGGCCGTCCGGTTCGGGATCGCCACCTCGCCTCGACCTGGACAAGATGCCCAAGAAGTTTGGAGCGGCCCCCGCCATCCTGGGCGAGACGGAGGCCGTCGAGCCGCCCTTCGCCGCCCCCAAGCCGGACGGTCGCAAGGCCACCCCATGCGGGGACGAGGAGCTgcccccggccgccgccgcccgctaCTCCATGGACAGCCTGAGCCCTGAGCGCTACTACCTGCAGTCCCCCGGGCCGCCTGCGGCAGACCTGGGGGGGCCCTGCTCCCTGTTCCCGTACCCGCCCGCGGCGCAGCACGGCACCGTCTACCAGCCGCCCGGCGGGCCCCGCTACCCCTACGGCTCCGTGCTGTCCCCGGGCGGCTTCGCGGGCGCCGTGTGCCCGCCCGGCGGCCGGACGCAGTTCGGAGGCGGCGGCGGGTACCAGTACGGGCAGGCGACGAGCGGCGGACCTCTCTACGGCCCTTACCCGCCGGCGTCGGGCTCCTGCGGCGGGCTCGGGGCGCTGGGGGTGCCAGCCGCCGGCCCGGGTATGCGAGCGCAGGTCTTCCTCTGCAACCGGCCCCTCTGGCTCAAGTTCCACCGGCATCAGACGGAGATGATCATCACCAAGCAGGGCCG gaGAATGTTTCCCTTCCTGAGCTTCAACATCACCGGCCTCAACCCCACGGCCCACTACAACGTCTTCGTGGAGGTGGTGTTGGCGGACCCCAACCACTGGCGTTTCCAGGGGGGCAAGTGGGTGACCTGCGGCAAAGCCGACAACAACATGCAAG GCAACAAGGTCTACGTTCACCCCGAGTCGCCGAACACCGGCGCTCACTGGATGAGGCAGGAGATCTCTTTCGGGAAGCTGAAGCTAACGAACAATAAAGGTGCTAACAACAACAACGCACAG atGATTGTACTTCAGTCCCTACACAAGTACCAGCCCCGACTTCACATTGTGGAAGTGACCGAAGATGGTGTTGAAGATCTGAATGATTCCTCAAAGActcaaacatttatttttcctgaaacgCAGTTCATAGCAGTTACAGCATATCAAAACACTGAT ATTACACAGCTCAAAATTGACCATAATCCTTTTGCAAAAGGCTTCAGAGACAACTATGACTC CATGTACACAGCTTCCGAAAATGACAGATTAACTCCATCTCCCACGGATTCTCCTAGATCCCACCAGATCGTCCCTGGTGCCCGATACAGCATGCAGCCATTCTTCCAAGAACAGTTTGTCAACAACCTGCCCCCAGCCAGGTTTTACAACGGTGAGAGAACTGTCCCTCAGAGCAATGGCCTGCTGTCCCCGCAGCAGAACGAGGAGGTGGCCAGCTCTCCTCAGCGCTGGTTCGTGACACCCGTGCAGCAGCCCAGCGCCAACAAACTGGACGTGAACTCCTACGAGACAGAGTATTCTCACAGCACCTTGCTCCCTTATGGCATCAAATCCCTCCCGCTCCAGACATCCCACGCTCTGGGATACTACCCCGACCCGGCGTTCCCATCCATggcaggctgggggagcaggggctcTTACCAGCGGAAAATGACAACAGGACTAACTTGGCCCTCGAGAACGAGTCCTCCGGGATTCACTGAAGACCAGCTTTCCAAGGACAAGGTGAAAGAAGAAATTGGCTCGTCCTGGATAGAGACTCCGCCCTCTATAAAGTCTCTAGATTCAAATGATTCTGGGGTCTACACAGGCGCTTGTAAGAGAAGGCGGCTTTCCCCTAGCACTTCCAGCAACGAAAATTCCCCGACAATGAAATGTGAGGACATTAATGCTGAGGACTATAGCAAAGACACTTCAAAAGGCATGGGCTACTATGCCTTCTATGCTAGTTCTTAG